In the Sarcophilus harrisii chromosome 1, mSarHar1.11, whole genome shotgun sequence genome, one interval contains:
- the FOXB2 gene encoding forkhead box protein B2, protein MPRPGKSSYSDQKPPYSYISLTAMAIQHSAEKMLPLSDIYKFIMERFPYYREHTQRWQNSLRHNLSFNDCFIKIPRRPDQPGKGSFWALHPDCGDMFENGSFLRRRKRFKVLRADHPHLHPGGSAATKGAGGTGPGGHLHPHHPHHPHHHHHHHHHHPSAHHHHHHPPQPPPPHMVHYFHQQPPAPAPQPAQSTHLQSQQQHPQPQPQPPPPQPQSQSHPGKMQEAAAVAAAAAAAAAAAVGSVGRLSQFPPYGLGSAAAAAAAAAASSSGFKHPFAIENIIGRDYKGVIQAGGLPLASVMHHLGYPVPSQLSNVVSSMWPHVGVMDSVAAAAAAAAAAGVPVGPDYGAFGVPVKTLCHPPGQTLPAVPVPIKPTPALPPVAALPPALTVNAPPPPPPPICPSAAASPASTLLEQTPPNSAENKSNSLHSVLVHS, encoded by the coding sequence ATGCCTCGTCCAGGAAAGAGCTCGTACAGCGATCAAAAGCCGCCTTACTCTTACATCTCCCTGACCGCTATGGCCATCCAGCATTCGGCTGAGAAGATGCTGCCCCTGAGCGATATCTACAAGTTTATCATGGAGCGCTTCCCCTACTACCGGGAGCACACGCAGCGCTGGCAAAACAGTCTGCGCCACAACCTCTCCTTCAATGACTGCTTCATCAAAATCCCGCGGCGTCCCGACCAGCCCGGCAAGGGCAGCTTCTGGGCGCTGCACCCCGACTGCGGAGACATGTTTGAGAATGGCAGTTTCCTGCGGCGCCGCAAGCGCTTCAAGGTGCTGCGCGCCGACCATCCGCACTTGCACCCGGGGGGCTCAGCTGCGACCAAGGGCGCGGGGGGCACGGGGCCTGGAGGACACCTCCACCCGCACCACCCTCACCaccctcaccaccaccaccaccatcaccaccatcatcccTCGgctcatcatcaccaccaccacccgcCGCAGCCGCCGCCCCCACATATGGTGCACTATTTCCACCAGCAGCCTCCGGCTCCTGCCCCACAGCCGGCACAGTCGACGCACCTCCAGTCCCAGCAGCAGCATCCGCAACCACAGCCACAGCCGCCTCCGCCGCAACCACAGTCCCAATCACACCCCGGTAAGATGCAGGAGGCGGCAGCTGTGGCGGCCGCCGCTGCTGCCGCGGCGGCCGCGGCAGTGGGAAGCGTAGGCAGGCTCTCTCAGTTCCCCCCCTACGGGTTGGGGTCGGCGGCTGCAGCAGCGGCTGCTGCTGCAGCCTCATCTTCCGGCTTCAAGCATCCGTTCGCCATCGAGAACATCATCGGAAGGGACTACAAGGGTGTGATCCAGGCAGGCGGGCTGCCCTTGGCGTCGGTGATGCACCATCTTGGCTACCCCGTGCCCAGCCAACTCAGCAATGTGGTCAGCTCCATGTGGCCACACGTCGGGGTCATGGATTCTGTAGCCGCGGCAGCAGCTGCAGCAGCGGCCGCTGGAGTGCCAGTGGGTCCAGATTACGGGGCATTTGGGGTGCCAGTTAAGACCCTGTGTCATCCTCCTGGACAGACTCTGCCTGCAGTACCCGTCCCTATTAAGCCCACCCCAGCCCTGCCACCTGTAGCCGCCCTGCCCCCCGCACTGACGGTCAATGCTCCGCCGCCACCGCCTCCACCCATCTGTCCTTCTGCGGCAGCCTCGCCGGCTTCCACTCTACTGGAGCAGACTCCCCCCAATTCGGCGGAAAACAAGAGCAATTCCTTACATTCTGTGCTGGTGCACTCTTAA